A genome region from Clostridium pasteurianum includes the following:
- the rodA gene encoding rod shape-determining protein RodA codes for MHKFLMNRKMYRNLDIGMLITAIAISCFGIINIYSATHNQFGNYYARLQLLWVVLGIVSIFLIIHIDYRTIIQYADLIYWSGVGVLLFNDITSKAIKGASSWIRIGDRALEPAEFVKIGLILIIAKKLEEMDCNINNSRNFLILCVYAFIPILLIVVQPNLGMALIYIFIVICIFFIADLNIKAMVIGLMSSIPLGLIIWFSGILKPYQKQRITSFLNPGMYQQNTSFQLTQSIIGIGSGGLMGSGFLKGLQVSGGYIPEIHTDFIFSVIGEEWGLIGAIVLLLAYVILICRIIKSAKESKDFLGRFICIGVAASFIFSVFQNIGMTIGIMPISGITLPLVSYGGSSNLANFISLALVLNIGMRKYFNN; via the coding sequence ATGCACAAGTTTTTAATGAATAGAAAAATGTATAGGAATCTAGATATAGGTATGTTAATAACGGCAATAGCCATATCGTGTTTTGGTATAATCAATATTTATAGTGCTACACATAACCAATTTGGCAATTATTATGCTAGGTTGCAGTTGTTATGGGTTGTATTAGGAATAGTATCAATTTTTTTGATTATACATATTGACTATAGAACCATAATTCAATATGCTGACTTAATATATTGGAGTGGTGTTGGAGTTTTACTATTTAATGATATAACTAGTAAGGCGATAAAAGGTGCATCTTCATGGATAAGAATAGGGGATAGAGCTTTAGAACCAGCAGAGTTTGTAAAAATAGGGCTGATACTAATTATTGCAAAAAAGTTAGAAGAAATGGATTGCAATATAAATAATTCAAGGAACTTCTTGATACTATGTGTATATGCATTTATACCAATTTTATTAATAGTAGTACAACCTAATTTGGGTATGGCGTTAATATATATATTTATAGTTATTTGTATTTTTTTTATTGCTGATTTAAATATAAAGGCTATGGTAATAGGTCTGATGTCTTCTATACCGTTAGGTCTTATTATTTGGTTTAGTGGAATTTTAAAACCGTATCAAAAACAAAGAATAACTTCTTTCTTAAATCCTGGAATGTACCAGCAAAATACTAGTTTTCAGCTTACACAGTCTATAATAGGAATAGGTTCTGGAGGACTTATGGGATCAGGATTTTTAAAGGGTTTACAAGTATCCGGTGGATATATTCCTGAAATACATACTGATTTTATATTTTCTGTAATTGGAGAAGAATGGGGACTTATTGGTGCTATAGTACTTTTATTAGCATATGTAATATTGATATGCAGAATTATAAAGTCAGCAAAAGAATCAAAAGATTTTCTAGGAAGATTTATATGTATTGGTGTAGCAGCTTCTTTTATTTTTTCTGTATTTCAAAATATAGGGATGACTATCGGAATTATGCCTATTTCAGGGATAACTCTTCCACTTGTGAGTTATGGAGGAAGTTCTAATTTAGCTAATTTTATTTCATTAGCATTAGTTTTAAATATAGGCATGAGGAAATATTTTAATAATTAA